The proteins below are encoded in one region of Spirochaetae bacterium HGW-Spirochaetae-1:
- a CDS encoding NAD(P)-dependent oxidoreductase: MKSKNDKMNCKIAIITGGAHGIGKAIAKSLSASNYIVIIADIDNDKGIKVVDEVNSAGGNALFIKTDLCSENDILNLVNITIETFGGLDIVINSARPLLKIVPFIESFDEWDYAINVLLKAPALLAKYSYNHLKKSSNGCIINIGSTNENYISHQPVSYHVAKAGLVHLTHYLAREFGVNNIRVNTISPGLVDIHEDGRPLTGKPMNKEIVDITVPLKRAASPQEIAYLVLFLCSKEASYITGQTITIDGGITLNDHFHIARQVFTAKNQ, encoded by the coding sequence TTGAAAAGTAAAAATGATAAAATGAATTGTAAAATTGCTATAATTACAGGCGGTGCCCATGGAATTGGGAAGGCGATTGCTAAGTCTTTATCTGCAAGCAATTATATTGTGATTATAGCTGATATAGATAATGATAAAGGAATTAAGGTTGTAGATGAAGTAAATAGTGCTGGAGGGAATGCATTATTTATAAAAACAGATTTATGCAGTGAAAACGATATTTTAAACTTAGTTAATATTACGATTGAAACATTTGGAGGGTTGGATATTGTAATAAATAGTGCACGGCCTCTACTGAAAATTGTTCCTTTTATTGAAAGCTTTGATGAGTGGGATTATGCTATAAATGTATTATTAAAAGCACCAGCATTATTGGCTAAGTATAGTTACAATCATTTAAAAAAATCTAGTAATGGTTGTATAATAAATATAGGTTCGACTAATGAAAATTATATATCCCATCAACCTGTATCATATCACGTTGCTAAGGCTGGACTTGTTCATCTAACTCATTATCTTGCTCGTGAATTTGGTGTGAATAATATACGAGTTAACACAATAAGTCCTGGTCTAGTTGATATCCACGAAGATGGGCGGCCATTAACAGGTAAGCCAATGAATAAAGAAATTGTTGATATTACCGTCCCATTAAAAAGGGCAGCATCTCCGCAAGAAATTGCTTATTTAGTATTGTTTTTATGTTCTAAAGAGGCATCATATATTACAGGTCAAACTATTACAATAGATGGTGGAATCACATTAAACGATCATTTTCATATTGCTCGGCAAGTCTTTACTGCAAAGAATCAATGA
- a CDS encoding aldo/keto reductase, translated as MIKRRIGTSSLYSSVLGLGSLHFGVYCDQKLTNDIVSFALDCGINFIDTAPMYGNGKSEQYLHNALKGIKREQIIISTKVGLEPEINSDGSFSVREIKLIKNNIVTSVEQSLRNLGTDYIDLLQLHAFDHTTSFDETLDVLYDLVQNGKIRYIGCSNYNPDEFILAAKTAERKAFSNIVSAQCHFNIIERRARAELFPICKDYNTSIICNRSLARGILTGKYKYGQPLPHGCRAETSYRVRKWLLEDTLLLVNELATYAERFGRSITELSLAWTLIAPEISTILVGVRNIDQLKQCISSVDFSLEDKHLLEIDSIIERMNLTNRVNLLPEVYFEK; from the coding sequence ATGATTAAAAGAAGAATAGGTACATCATCATTATACTCATCTGTTTTAGGTCTTGGCAGTCTGCACTTTGGTGTTTATTGTGATCAGAAATTAACTAATGACATTGTTAGTTTTGCATTGGATTGTGGAATCAATTTTATTGACACTGCCCCAATGTATGGAAATGGAAAGTCTGAGCAATATCTCCATAATGCATTAAAAGGTATAAAACGGGAACAAATAATTATATCGACTAAAGTTGGCTTAGAACCTGAGATCAATTCTGATGGTTCATTTAGTGTCCGTGAAATAAAATTAATAAAAAATAATATAGTAACAAGTGTCGAACAAAGTTTAAGAAATCTTGGTACAGACTATATAGACTTATTGCAACTTCATGCTTTTGATCATACAACATCATTTGATGAGACACTGGATGTTTTATATGATCTTGTACAAAATGGGAAAATTCGTTATATAGGTTGTTCAAATTATAATCCAGATGAGTTTATTTTAGCGGCAAAGACGGCAGAAAGGAAAGCTTTTAGTAATATTGTTTCTGCTCAATGTCATTTTAACATTATTGAGCGTAGAGCACGAGCAGAATTATTTCCAATATGCAAAGATTACAATACAAGTATAATATGTAACAGGTCCCTAGCAAGAGGAATTTTAACCGGTAAGTATAAATATGGACAACCATTACCCCATGGTTGTCGTGCTGAAACCAGTTATAGAGTTAGGAAATGGCTATTAGAAGATACTTTATTGTTAGTAAATGAGCTTGCAACGTATGCCGAGCGCTTCGGCAGGTCTATTACAGAATTATCATTAGCATGGACACTTATAGCACCAGAAATTTCAACAATCCTGGTAGGTGTTCGTAATATAGACCAATTAAAACAATGTATTTCATCAGTTGATTTTTCTCTTGAAGACAAACATCTATTGGAAATAGATTCCATCATTGAAAGGATGAATTTAACCAATCGAGTAAATTTATTACCAGAGGTTTATTTTGAAAAGTAA